A portion of the Bifidobacterium lemurum genome contains these proteins:
- a CDS encoding Ig-like domain-containing protein, whose protein sequence is MNIARRLASIAASRWALPVAALLAMTALMVGSIVISSVTRRHVRLDDGTVWVSSLAQGKAARFNVRNREADAGVASSAARFDVVQHNDATVLAQPGRLMSISASTASTDAVVDASSAAIAAIGGETIAVLNSATGGVWAETTDRFSALDPSGDPPCMRLGSGGRIAVNADGHVYGYRPKDGVVLRWHPADGGAPEQLESLTGGRFTHADDFTVIDDVPVIVTGDTVLFPHGDAVVDGADTLTLQSPPVDGRQQGWVAAASDRGLAVIDLGSDSPAPLVSTTGGRSAAARPAAMAGCVYAAWSQNANNYLRWCAPDADYDSTDLLTLESVHAGSELVFRTNHRLVVLNDVTDGTVWNTDGSTAAITIQWDAVRAEETEHERGHTGSISDHREFSATCSAQSERFAAVDDEFGVRAGTSRIVDVLRNDEHGDCSVLRVTAVGMPDNPDVSAHTIYDGRYLQVDATDATVGSARFRYDISDGRGRTASATVLITITGKDNHAPVQSDMPPHFDVEQGSTYTANALAGFTDPDGDPMTLTSAVAQHTDQVAVSTRADGQLVFDAGSLSSGRIGVQVAVSDGRSSGTGIVYFSIKPANTLTAVIDPVVRQTMPGTDTVIDLSTYVHGTSSQPARLTKADAVGGGDDARVTADSDDMSIAFRSSQTGTHYVSYTIEQGSIPATGLVRVEVNPATAERAGPVVADDATSLASDLTSIVEPLANDVDPMGGVLAITEIHVDEGSGVTAAVVGHRRVYLTASQAPTAPVPVSYTAANVAGTASGTIVVHPPAWEAAGHAPKAEDIAVRVRAGGIVTVDVLDHVTAAGGGTAIRVSDDLRVDESAFRGLAFVSGGTVRYQASDEPGTYSIVYTVADALGNAASATITVAVHACDADSKAAPTPRAIEAQAAAGRRTRIAVDLTGIDVDGDDVQLLGLGNSAPKLGRIVEVGSDYMMYEAYADSYGTDDFTYAVEDWTGQRAQAWIRVGVVPTSSSSNGSRVTARDDEIVLRPNTSAAVPVTHNDIAADDADLTLDARLDTQGIVDARVDGDMVAFTAPASPGTSYISYTVADKAGLRDTGTLRVTVDPDAAIEAPTVNDYRVPSSATIDKRSVDVDVSDWISNPSGPIDDLRVEVHASARDHARLADGEGSTIISVDLTDEARAVPYTVMNTAYGVTATAFIHVPAYGVFPPTLRPKAPPLTVNAGETITIAIADYVRVGAGKRPYVADTGSISATKAADGDLMVDDETLRFTALREYAGPASITFTAVDGRQGSDAAIINSSVITLPITVVGRNTPAPMFSSATIEVEAGADAAVIDLAALTHTPDNASNTERRYSFSSAGSSDERVEATVTAAGLLRVSAAVTAKPGVTAAIPITIDYGHGTIRAGMTARVVASTRPLARVGNTTVKVHAGSNVSVDLLSEAYNPFPGTSLRVVSCEGGEGLAIDVECGKSGMVDIHVASDIGASTTTVLATVRDGTDTREREVTAGITVAIVDRPEAPLLSAVAGAAENGRVTLRWTPGSPNGEAIDEYRVSWSGGGIGERSCGTATRCVVDGLINGRRYEFTVAAHNAVGWSEESHTAVATPDTTPSAPTDVAVTAGHRRAKVRWAAPQGDFTAVTGYTVTLTFSDGRSLIQQTDGLTHTFVIDDEYVSDGVTATATVTAANAIGDSPASTPSAPSVIWGTPDDIDGLVSATQDERNGDSVTVGLRALPDMRNAGCEALRFTVGEASTSAPCTTLSANLRIDPSDFGRRLTATVTVVPERSEVDAPAASVTVVPVYTPSPPIDARIIRNDGVCIVSARSSDPSHNDGMAITRNGVAVDGDRYAISEWTSCGSVEVRQMFRGQSSEAVTASNTDVWKVAPAFRTDYRPTWSGRDRLVFRPNAMVDAWGQPVTAVITVMRGDKTIASTGSLTTLSSAVTVDLADTSDESLIWTITLVSGEPMLCGRASGIVPRRAASQSVCAVRTFRVSTRR, encoded by the coding sequence ATGAACATCGCTCGACGCCTCGCCTCCATCGCCGCCAGCCGGTGGGCGCTGCCCGTGGCCGCGCTGCTGGCGATGACCGCTCTTATGGTGGGATCCATCGTCATCAGTTCGGTGACCAGACGGCATGTGCGTCTTGATGACGGCACCGTATGGGTTTCCTCCTTGGCGCAGGGCAAGGCGGCGCGTTTCAATGTGCGCAACCGGGAGGCAGATGCCGGCGTGGCCTCCTCCGCCGCGCGTTTCGACGTCGTTCAACATAACGACGCCACCGTATTGGCGCAGCCCGGCCGTCTCATGTCGATCTCGGCATCCACTGCGAGCACGGACGCCGTCGTGGACGCCTCAAGCGCCGCCATAGCCGCCATCGGAGGCGAGACCATCGCCGTCCTCAACAGCGCGACCGGCGGCGTGTGGGCCGAGACGACCGATAGATTCAGCGCTCTTGACCCCAGCGGCGATCCCCCGTGCATGCGGCTCGGTTCCGGCGGCAGAATCGCCGTCAACGCCGATGGCCATGTATACGGATACCGGCCGAAGGACGGCGTGGTGCTGCGATGGCATCCCGCCGATGGCGGCGCGCCCGAACAGCTCGAATCGCTCACCGGCGGACGCTTCACCCATGCCGACGATTTCACCGTCATCGACGACGTGCCGGTGATCGTCACGGGAGACACCGTGCTGTTCCCACATGGCGACGCCGTCGTCGATGGTGCCGACACGCTCACCTTGCAATCCCCTCCCGTCGACGGGCGGCAACAAGGATGGGTGGCGGCCGCCAGCGACCGCGGATTGGCGGTCATCGATCTTGGCTCCGACTCCCCCGCTCCCTTGGTGTCCACGACCGGAGGAAGGTCCGCCGCCGCGCGGCCGGCCGCCATGGCCGGCTGCGTGTATGCGGCTTGGAGCCAGAACGCCAACAATTACCTGCGATGGTGCGCGCCCGACGCCGACTATGATTCCACGGATCTTCTCACGTTGGAATCGGTGCATGCCGGCAGCGAGCTGGTGTTCCGGACCAACCATCGGCTGGTGGTGCTTAATGACGTGACGGACGGCACGGTATGGAATACGGATGGGAGCACCGCCGCCATCACCATCCAATGGGATGCCGTGCGAGCGGAAGAGACGGAACACGAACGCGGCCATACCGGTTCCATCAGCGACCATCGCGAGTTCAGCGCCACATGTTCCGCCCAATCCGAACGGTTCGCCGCGGTGGATGACGAATTTGGAGTCAGGGCGGGAACCTCTCGGATCGTCGACGTATTGCGCAACGACGAGCACGGCGACTGTTCCGTGCTGCGCGTCACCGCCGTGGGCATGCCAGACAACCCGGATGTGTCCGCGCACACCATCTACGACGGAAGATACCTGCAGGTCGACGCCACCGACGCGACCGTCGGCAGCGCACGGTTCCGATATGACATCTCCGACGGCCGGGGACGAACCGCCAGCGCCACGGTGCTCATCACAATCACCGGCAAAGACAATCATGCGCCCGTGCAATCCGACATGCCTCCGCATTTCGATGTGGAGCAGGGGTCCACGTATACGGCCAACGCGTTGGCAGGCTTCACGGATCCCGACGGCGATCCGATGACGTTGACGTCCGCGGTGGCGCAGCATACCGATCAGGTGGCGGTGTCCACCCGAGCGGACGGGCAGCTGGTGTTCGACGCCGGATCCCTATCGTCCGGACGCATAGGCGTGCAGGTCGCCGTCTCCGATGGCCGGAGCTCCGGCACGGGCATCGTGTATTTCTCGATCAAACCGGCGAACACCCTCACCGCGGTTATCGACCCGGTGGTGCGGCAGACCATGCCTGGAACCGACACCGTCATCGATCTGAGCACGTATGTGCACGGCACGTCCTCGCAACCGGCACGGCTCACGAAGGCGGATGCCGTCGGCGGCGGAGACGACGCCCGAGTCACCGCCGACTCCGATGATATGAGCATCGCGTTCCGTTCTTCGCAAACAGGCACCCACTATGTCTCCTACACGATTGAGCAGGGCTCGATTCCCGCCACAGGGCTGGTGCGCGTGGAGGTCAACCCGGCCACCGCCGAACGCGCCGGGCCGGTGGTGGCCGATGATGCGACGTCTTTGGCTTCAGATCTCACCTCCATCGTGGAACCACTCGCCAATGACGTTGATCCGATGGGCGGAGTCCTGGCGATCACCGAGATCCACGTCGACGAGGGCTCCGGAGTCACCGCCGCCGTGGTGGGTCATCGACGCGTGTATCTCACCGCGAGCCAAGCGCCGACGGCACCGGTGCCGGTCTCGTATACGGCGGCCAACGTGGCCGGCACCGCCAGCGGCACCATCGTGGTGCATCCGCCCGCCTGGGAGGCCGCCGGCCATGCTCCGAAAGCGGAGGATATCGCCGTGCGCGTACGCGCAGGAGGCATCGTCACCGTGGATGTGCTCGACCACGTCACCGCCGCCGGCGGCGGCACCGCCATACGCGTGAGCGATGATCTGCGCGTCGACGAATCCGCGTTCCGCGGTCTGGCGTTCGTATCCGGCGGCACCGTGCGATATCAGGCTTCCGACGAGCCCGGCACCTACAGCATCGTCTACACCGTGGCGGACGCTTTGGGGAATGCGGCTTCGGCCACCATCACCGTCGCCGTGCATGCCTGCGACGCCGATTCCAAAGCCGCTCCCACGCCACGCGCCATCGAAGCGCAGGCGGCCGCCGGACGACGCACGCGTATTGCCGTCGACCTGACCGGCATCGACGTGGACGGCGACGATGTGCAGCTGCTGGGATTGGGCAATAGCGCGCCCAAGCTCGGACGCATCGTCGAAGTCGGATCCGATTACATGATGTATGAGGCGTATGCCGATTCCTATGGAACGGACGATTTCACGTATGCGGTGGAGGATTGGACCGGACAACGGGCGCAGGCATGGATCCGCGTGGGCGTGGTCCCCACCTCGAGCTCCTCAAATGGCTCAAGAGTGACGGCACGCGATGATGAGATCGTCTTGCGCCCGAACACCTCGGCCGCGGTGCCGGTGACGCATAACGACATCGCCGCCGATGACGCCGATCTCACCCTCGACGCGCGATTGGACACGCAAGGCATCGTGGACGCGCGGGTGGACGGCGATATGGTCGCGTTCACCGCGCCGGCGTCGCCGGGAACCTCTTATATCTCCTATACGGTCGCCGACAAGGCGGGATTGCGCGATACCGGCACGCTGCGCGTGACCGTCGACCCGGACGCCGCCATCGAAGCGCCCACCGTCAACGACTATCGGGTGCCTTCATCCGCCACCATCGACAAACGGTCCGTGGATGTGGATGTGTCCGATTGGATCTCCAACCCTTCCGGTCCCATCGACGACCTGCGGGTGGAGGTGCATGCGTCCGCGCGCGATCATGCGCGTCTCGCCGACGGCGAGGGATCCACGATAATCAGCGTGGACTTGACCGACGAGGCGCGCGCCGTGCCGTATACGGTGATGAACACGGCATACGGCGTCACCGCCACGGCTTTCATCCATGTGCCCGCCTATGGCGTGTTTCCTCCGACGTTGCGCCCCAAAGCACCGCCGTTGACGGTGAACGCCGGGGAGACCATCACCATCGCCATCGCCGACTATGTGCGGGTGGGCGCGGGAAAACGGCCATATGTGGCCGATACCGGCTCCATCAGCGCCACCAAAGCCGCCGACGGCGACCTGATGGTGGATGACGAGACCCTGCGGTTCACCGCGCTCCGGGAATATGCGGGCCCTGCCTCCATCACCTTCACCGCAGTGGATGGCAGGCAAGGTTCGGATGCCGCGATCATCAATTCATCCGTGATCACGCTGCCCATCACGGTGGTCGGCCGAAACACTCCCGCGCCGATGTTCTCGTCGGCGACCATCGAGGTGGAGGCCGGCGCGGACGCGGCCGTCATCGATCTGGCCGCGCTGACGCATACACCGGACAATGCCTCGAATACCGAACGACGGTATTCCTTTTCCAGCGCGGGCTCATCCGACGAGCGCGTCGAGGCGACCGTCACCGCCGCCGGACTGCTGCGCGTCAGCGCCGCCGTAACCGCCAAGCCCGGCGTCACGGCCGCCATTCCCATCACCATCGACTATGGCCACGGCACCATACGTGCCGGCATGACCGCGCGCGTGGTGGCGTCCACCAGGCCTTTGGCCCGCGTCGGCAACACCACCGTGAAGGTTCACGCGGGTTCGAACGTATCGGTGGACCTGCTGTCCGAGGCATACAATCCTTTCCCCGGCACCTCTTTGCGGGTGGTGTCCTGCGAAGGGGGCGAAGGCTTGGCGATCGACGTCGAATGCGGGAAGTCCGGCATGGTCGACATCCATGTCGCTTCGGATATCGGCGCTTCCACCACCACCGTGCTCGCCACCGTGAGGGATGGCACCGATACGCGGGAACGCGAAGTCACCGCCGGCATCACCGTCGCCATCGTGGACAGGCCCGAGGCGCCGTTGCTGTCCGCAGTGGCCGGCGCCGCCGAAAACGGACGGGTGACGTTGCGTTGGACTCCGGGCTCGCCCAATGGCGAAGCCATCGACGAGTATCGCGTGTCTTGGTCGGGCGGCGGCATCGGCGAGCGCTCCTGCGGCACGGCCACCCGTTGCGTGGTCGACGGTCTGATCAACGGACGACGATATGAGTTCACCGTCGCCGCGCACAACGCGGTCGGATGGTCCGAGGAATCCCATACCGCCGTCGCCACGCCGGATACGACGCCCTCCGCGCCCACGGATGTCGCCGTCACCGCGGGCCACCGGCGGGCGAAGGTGCGTTGGGCCGCGCCACAAGGTGATTTCACCGCGGTCACCGGATACACGGTGACGCTCACGTTCAGCGATGGACGCTCGCTCATCCAGCAGACCGACGGGCTCACACACACCTTCGTCATCGATGACGAATACGTCAGCGACGGCGTCACCGCCACGGCCACGGTGACGGCCGCGAACGCCATCGGAGACAGTCCCGCCTCAACCCCGTCCGCCCCCAGCGTGATTTGGGGGACTCCCGACGACATCGACGGCTTGGTGTCGGCCACGCAGGACGAACGCAATGGCGATTCGGTCACGGTGGGGTTGCGGGCGCTGCCCGATATGCGCAATGCCGGATGCGAGGCGTTGCGGTTCACCGTGGGTGAGGCATCCACCTCCGCGCCTTGCACGACGCTTTCGGCGAATCTGCGTATTGACCCATCGGATTTCGGGCGTCGACTCACCGCCACGGTCACGGTGGTTCCCGAACGTTCGGAAGTCGACGCTCCCGCCGCGTCCGTTACGGTCGTGCCCGTGTATACGCCGTCGCCGCCAATCGACGCGCGCATCATCCGCAACGACGGCGTGTGCATCGTATCGGCCCGCAGTTCAGACCCATCCCATAACGACGGCATGGCGATCACCCGCAACGGCGTGGCGGTCGACGGCGACCGATATGCCATCAGCGAATGGACCAGCTGCGGTTCCGTGGAGGTCAGACAAATGTTCCGAGGGCAATCCAGCGAGGCCGTGACCGCATCCAACACCGACGTGTGGAAGGTCGCGCCTGCGTTCCGCACCGACTATCGGCCGACGTGGAGTGGCCGCGACCGCCTTGTGTTCCGACCGAACGCCATGGTGGACGCGTGGGGACAGCCGGTCACCGCCGTCATCACGGTGATGCGCGGCGACAAGACCATCGCCTCGACGGGTTCGTTAACCACACTTTCCTCCGCCGTCACCGTGGATTTGGCCGACACGTCCGACGAATCCCTCATCTGGACGATCACGCTCGTCTCCGGCGAGCCGATGCTGTGCGGGCGAGCCAGCGGCATCGTGCCACGGCGTGCCGCGTCCCAATCGGTATGCGCCGTCCGTACGTTCCGCGTTTCGACAAGGAGATGA